In one Rattus rattus isolate New Zealand chromosome 16, Rrattus_CSIRO_v1, whole genome shotgun sequence genomic region, the following are encoded:
- the Pex11g gene encoding LOW QUALITY PROTEIN: peroxisomal membrane protein 11C (The sequence of the model RefSeq protein was modified relative to this genomic sequence to represent the inferred CDS: inserted 1 base in 1 codon), whose translation MALLNGLASALESYRGRDRLIRTLGYGCQLIGGVLVEQCPSRSEVGRRLLVVSAQLSHCRTVLRLFDDLAMFVYTKQYGLGAEEEDVFIRWLSVLSNMADQLYYPCEHVAWAADAKVLQVDSARWWTLSTAFWSLSLLLGAVKSLWTMLKLRQKLRXPTGPFASQLPRSKWRAVEARIWSEALTLFSNLADLANAVHWLPPGVLWAGCFPPWLVGLMGTISSILSVYQAARAGKQAEADSP comes from the exons ATGGCTCTGCTGAACGGTCTGGCTTCCGCGCTGGAGTCCTACAGGGGCCGGGACCGCCTG ATCCGGACACTGGGGTATGGCTGCCAGCTCATCGGTGGGGTCCTAGTGGAACAGTGTCCCAGCAGGTCCGAAGTGGGACGGCGCTTGCTGGTGGTGTCAGCCCAGCTCAGTCACTGCAGGACTGTCTTGCGACTCTTCGATGACCTGGCCATGTTTGTCTACACTAAACAGTATGGTCTGGGGGCAGAG GAGGAGGACGTCTTCATCCGATGGTTGTCTGTCTTGAGTAACATGGCTGACCAACTCTACTATCCTTGTGAGCATGTCGCCTGGGCTGCCGATGCTAAGGTCCTCCAGGTGGACTCTGCTCGGTGGTGGACACTGAGCACAGCCTTCTGGAGTCTCTCTCTACTCCTTGGAGCTGTCAA GTCCCTGTGGACAATGTTGAAGCTAAGGCAGAAGCTGC GCCCCACAGGCCCCTTTGCAAG cCAGCTGCCCAGGAGCAAGTGGAGAGCCGTGGAAGCAAGGATCTGGTCAGAAGCTTTAACTCTGTTCAGCAACCTGGCTGACCTGGCAAATGCTGTGCACTGGCTGCCCCCGGGTGTCCTGTGGGCCGGCTGCTTCCCTCCTTGGCTGGTGGGCCTCATGGGTACCATCTCCTCCATCCTCAGCGTGTATCAAGCTGCCAGGGCCGGCAAACAGGCTGAGGCAGACAGCCCTTGA